From the Mycoplasma putrefaciens KS1 genome, the window TAATATGGTTGTTTGATCATCTAAATCATCTTGAGAATTAGAAGTTTTTGATTTTTTTTCTGACTCATCAACAAAATTATTGGCAAATTGTCTTTTAATATCTTCAACTTCAGGATCTATACTTAATGCTCATAAACTATCTGAAGTTAAAGCAAAACGATTATCTAAAACCATGTCTCCATATAAATCAGCAATAACTGAGATTTCATCTTTTTTCTGGCTTATCACATCACCTGAAATAGCTTGTCAAATTTGATTTAGACTTGTTGGTTTTTTAACTTCGTGTAGATAATCATAGACTAAGTTTAA encodes:
- the rpoE gene encoding DNA-directed RNA polymerase subunit delta, with protein sequence MTNKTNLNLVYDYLHEVKKPTSLNQIWQAISGDVISQKKDEISVIADLYGDMVLDNRFALTSDSLWALSIDPEVEDIKRQFANNFVDESEKKSKTSNSQDDLDDQTTILDEDDYFNQELDEDYDDEFYDENDDYDDIEDSFNLDHDDDYDE